A portion of the Atribacterota bacterium genome contains these proteins:
- a CDS encoding ABC transporter ATP-binding protein, producing the protein MIKLLKNLRPYWLSIAGIILFVFLQAISELFLPTLMSDIVDVGVVNGDINFILKIGGRMLLIAFIAMMASIYGSYLASRVSIGFTRDLRTKVFTKVESFSLEEFNKIGTASLIVRTTNDITQMQQLTVTLFRMFLRAPLLFVGGIIMAISKNTELALLLVVILPILAVIIFFVAKKSMNLFKSMQMKIDKLNLVLREYLTGIRVIRAFNREEYEKKRFNNSNFELTDTARKVNTLMVLLMPLMTLILNLTIVAIIWLGSVRIEYGSMQVGDLMAFVQYASQIMFSLIMFSMMFVMIPRASISAVRINEVLDVEPKIKDPVVLEQNILVTHNAGSLQNVIPAKNRKGYLKFDKVCFCYQDAKEYAIKDISFQANPGEVTAIIGSTGSGKSTLINLIPRFYDVSKGSISIDDTDIRDITQERLHEMIGLVPQKVILFTGTIAENINFGNNNIPHEEIKRVTEIAQAAEFINRMPEGYNSLIAQGGTNLSGGEKQRLSIARALAKHPDIFIFDDSFSAIDFKTEARLREELKDELKDKTVLIIAQRVTTVMSAEQIVVLDKGEIVGIGKHHDLIKSCSVYKEIVASQLSTEEIYE; encoded by the coding sequence TTGATTAAATTGTTAAAAAATTTGAGACCATACTGGTTATCAATAGCCGGGATAATACTTTTTGTCTTTTTACAGGCCATTTCAGAATTGTTTTTGCCCACCCTTATGTCGGATATTGTGGATGTAGGGGTAGTTAATGGGGATATAAATTTCATTTTAAAAATCGGAGGGAGGATGCTCTTGATTGCCTTTATAGCAATGATGGCCTCTATTTATGGAAGTTACCTGGCATCAAGGGTATCCATAGGATTTACCAGAGACCTTAGAACTAAGGTTTTTACTAAGGTAGAAAGTTTTTCTTTGGAGGAATTTAACAAGATAGGGACAGCTTCTCTCATAGTAAGAACTACCAATGACATAACTCAGATGCAGCAGCTAACTGTTACTTTATTTAGAATGTTTCTCAGGGCTCCTTTACTTTTTGTGGGCGGTATCATTATGGCCATCTCTAAAAACACTGAATTAGCGCTACTTTTAGTTGTTATTTTACCTATCCTGGCGGTCATTATTTTTTTTGTTGCTAAAAAAAGTATGAATCTTTTCAAGTCAATGCAAATGAAGATTGATAAACTTAACTTAGTTCTCCGGGAATATCTAACTGGTATAAGGGTTATAAGAGCCTTTAATAGAGAAGAATATGAAAAGAAAAGGTTTAATAACAGTAATTTTGAATTAACAGACACAGCAAGAAAAGTCAATACACTCATGGTTTTATTAATGCCTTTAATGACTTTGATTCTTAATTTGACCATTGTAGCTATCATCTGGTTAGGAAGTGTAAGAATTGAATATGGCAGCATGCAAGTGGGAGATTTGATGGCCTTTGTACAATATGCCTCACAAATAATGTTTTCCTTAATTATGTTTTCCATGATGTTTGTCATGATTCCTAGGGCTTCTATTTCAGCTGTTAGGATTAATGAAGTTCTAGATGTGGAACCAAAAATTAAGGATCCAGTAGTATTAGAGCAAAATATATTGGTGACTCATAATGCTGGTAGTTTACAGAATGTAATTCCAGCTAAGAATAGAAAAGGATATTTAAAATTTGATAAGGTCTGTTTTTGTTATCAGGATGCTAAAGAATATGCTATTAAAGATATATCTTTTCAAGCCAATCCAGGCGAGGTTACTGCTATTATTGGGAGTACAGGATCAGGAAAGTCAACCTTAATTAATCTTATACCAAGATTTTATGATGTATCAAAAGGGAGCATTTCTATTGACGATACAGATATTAGAGATATTACTCAAGAAAGGTTGCATGAGATGATTGGGTTGGTTCCTCAGAAAGTTATTCTTTTTACCGGAACTATTGCTGAAAATATAAATTTTGGAAACAATAATATACCTCATGAGGAAATAAAGAGGGTAACAGAGATTGCCCAAGCTGCCGAGTTTATTAACAGGATGCCAGAAGGTTATAATTCTTTAATTGCCCAGGGTGGCACCAATTTATCAGGAGGAGAAAAACAACGTTTATCCATTGCCAGAGCTTTAGCCAAGCATCCGGATATCTTTATTTTTGATGACAGTTTTTCGGCTATTGATTTTAAGACAGAGGCAAGGTTAAGGGAAGAATTAAAAGATGAGCTTAAAGATAAAACTGTATTAATAATTGCGCAAAGGGTAACTACAGTAATGAGTGCAGAACAGATTGTTGTTCTCGATAAAGGTGAGATTGTTGGTATAGGCAAACATCATGATTTGATAAAGAGTTGTTCAGTATATAAAGAAATTGTAGCTTCACAGCTCTCAACAGAGGAAATATATGAGTGA
- a CDS encoding ABC transporter ATP-binding protein, translated as MKGFGRGPGSHRGLTSPVEKPRDFRGTLRRLISYLKPHWSKIVLAFVASIASSMFVIISPKIMGRATTKLFEGYVLKIKQIPGATIDFDYILNVIVILIGLYILNALFTYLQHYIMVGVTQQIVYEMRKGISFKLSRLPLSYFDSRTHGEILSRVTNDIDTVSSTLQQSITQFITALVSLIGIVIMMLTISSFLSLVIFFTLPLSIVVTRIIAGQSQKYFKRQQNLLGQLNGHVEEMYTGHEIVKVFNYEKKSINQFNQLNEQLFDTGWKAQFISGIIMPLMIAISNLSYVFVVIMGGIAIARGTITIGNVQAFIQYSRQFTHPIVQTANIANIIQSTIAAAERVFEVLDEPEQIPDKDTVVLFSKPDGNIKFEQINFGYTPEKIIIKDVNVEVKKGQTVAIVGPTGAGKTTLVNLLMRFYEINSGKITLDGINIGNLKRTELRSLFGMVLQDTWLFKGTIKENIAYGKENATEEEIIRAAKMAYADHFISTLPAGYDTIIDEEAGNLSQGQKQLLTIARAILANPTILILDEATSSVDTRTEILIQKAMLSLMQGKTSFVIAHRLSTIREADMILVMNNGKIIENGTHEELLKQKGFYADLYNSQFVGLKLNQ; from the coding sequence ATGAAAGGATTTGGACGTGGTCCTGGAAGCCATCGGGGCTTAACTTCACCGGTAGAAAAACCCAGGGACTTCAGGGGAACATTAAGGCGATTAATTAGTTATTTAAAACCACATTGGTCTAAGATTGTGTTAGCTTTTGTGGCATCTATAGCCAGTTCGATGTTTGTTATAATAAGTCCTAAAATTATGGGTAGAGCTACCACTAAATTATTTGAAGGATATGTTCTAAAAATAAAACAGATTCCAGGAGCAACCATTGATTTTGATTATATTTTGAATGTTATTGTTATTTTAATAGGACTTTACATTCTCAATGCCCTTTTTACCTATCTACAGCATTATATAATGGTTGGAGTTACCCAGCAAATTGTTTATGAGATGAGGAAAGGAATCAGCTTTAAGCTGTCACGGCTGCCTTTAAGTTATTTTGATAGTAGAACACACGGGGAGATTCTCAGCCGGGTAACTAATGATATCGATACAGTAAGCAGTACGCTACAACAGAGTATTACTCAATTTATCACTGCCCTAGTATCTTTGATAGGCATTGTCATTATGATGCTGACTATTAGTTCGTTTTTATCTTTAGTTATCTTTTTTACCCTGCCGTTGAGTATAGTAGTTACTAGAATCATTGCCGGGCAATCACAAAAATATTTTAAAAGACAGCAGAACCTCCTGGGTCAACTAAATGGTCATGTAGAAGAAATGTATACTGGTCATGAGATAGTAAAAGTCTTTAATTATGAAAAAAAATCTATTAATCAATTTAATCAACTCAATGAGCAACTTTTTGATACTGGCTGGAAAGCCCAATTTATTTCTGGAATTATTATGCCTCTCATGATTGCCATCAGTAACCTCAGCTATGTCTTTGTGGTTATTATGGGAGGAATTGCCATAGCCCGGGGAACAATTACTATTGGTAATGTTCAGGCTTTTATTCAGTATTCCAGGCAATTTACTCACCCTATTGTTCAAACAGCCAATATAGCTAATATTATTCAATCTACTATTGCTGCTGCTGAACGTGTTTTTGAGGTATTAGATGAACCTGAACAGATACCCGATAAGGATACTGTAGTTCTTTTCTCTAAACCAGATGGTAATATTAAATTTGAGCAGATTAATTTTGGCTACACTCCTGAAAAAATAATTATTAAGGATGTAAATGTGGAAGTGAAAAAAGGTCAAACCGTTGCTATCGTAGGCCCTACTGGAGCGGGAAAGACCACATTGGTAAATTTACTTATGCGTTTTTATGAAATTAATAGCGGGAAAATTACTCTGGACGGTATTAATATCGGTAATTTGAAGCGTACTGAACTAAGGAGTCTTTTTGGTATGGTTCTTCAAGATACCTGGTTGTTCAAAGGTACTATTAAAGAGAATATTGCCTATGGTAAAGAAAATGCTACTGAAGAAGAAATTATAAGAGCAGCAAAAATGGCTTATGCAGACCATTTTATCAGCACACTTCCAGCAGGTTATGATACCATTATTGATGAGGAGGCAGGCAATCTTTCCCAGGGACAAAAGCAATTATTAACTATTGCCAGGGCTATCCTGGCTAATCCAACCATATTAATTCTCGATGAAGCTACCAGTAGTGTTGATACCAGAACAGAAATACTTATTCAAAAGGCCATGCTTAGCCTGATGCAAGGGAAAACCAGTTTTGTAATTGCACATCGTTTATCCACTATCAGGGAAGCGGATATGATTCTAGTAATGAATAACGGCAAAATCATAGAAAATGGCACACATGAAGAATTGCTAAAGCAGAAGGGATTTTATGCCGATTTATACAATAGCCAATTTGTGGGCTTGAAGCTTAATCAATAA
- a CDS encoding N-acetylmuramoyl-L-alanine amidase, with amino-acid sequence MKKIILFKLLFILVTLTTSLESFSTAVPVREYIEGKFPAIFTIYLSSLQDLDEYEKEFIDLLEKLPATEQRIFAREVYKDGFSIELLEKLRGWQKKVEKLFLKVAYPVQSGQRIRGNPIFVFGCTTPSRKVTVSVNGAGVEKFDYRSGNFLTLVEMPEGVEFPIKVTATLNGEETSLERTVIYQPSWQEMPVEPLAIHPLNVQPRQNQILEEGSQLRVIIQGSPRAEAVFRIGNNLKEIPMEEIKILSSTLGIKGIYQGSYIVKKEDISSIGKTDAQVITVTLRRGKEISRELPGKVIFSSSIPSRKVEVTGNRTRLYRIREDSFGYPASTLGGDGWLTQVMSFDLLAGTRFKISGSAGDYYRVKLGAENFLIHQNDIQEMEDKERERQPLLSKISLKETETEAEVRFNTLQHIPFLIEDEPRQLRLMLYGMQQSENIAIEGQAPSIKAIELTPLFSEQPIDAVVIDITSYHLLAGFNYYWDDSELVISLRRLPDIVKDNPLKDRIIVLDPGHGGEALGAIGPGDIHEKDVVLEISKYLQKLLEERGARVIMTRSQDINVNIQQRIDMAVAQQADLFVSIHANAHAEGADAINYHGHMTLYNYNYNQKLAEIILDNLVKRTGLPGARVWQRPDLTVLRRPQVPSVLVETAFLMHPDDNWYLLQSEYQKELALGIMNGITNYFLNLISSH; translated from the coding sequence ATGAAAAAAATAATATTATTTAAACTGCTGTTTATATTAGTGACCTTAACTACGAGTCTGGAATCATTTTCTACTGCTGTACCGGTAAGGGAATATATTGAAGGTAAATTTCCGGCAATCTTTACCATATATCTATCCTCTTTGCAAGACTTAGACGAATATGAAAAAGAATTTATTGATCTTCTTGAAAAATTGCCTGCTACCGAACAGAGGATTTTTGCTAGAGAAGTTTATAAAGATGGCTTTTCCATAGAACTACTAGAAAAACTGAGAGGCTGGCAGAAAAAAGTGGAGAAACTATTCTTAAAAGTAGCCTATCCTGTGCAGAGCGGACAGAGGATAAGAGGAAATCCTATTTTTGTTTTTGGTTGTACGACTCCTTCTCGGAAAGTTACAGTATCTGTTAATGGAGCAGGGGTGGAGAAATTTGATTATCGAAGTGGAAATTTCCTTACCTTAGTAGAAATGCCAGAAGGAGTAGAGTTTCCCATAAAGGTTACTGCTACTCTCAATGGAGAAGAAACCTCACTAGAAAGAACCGTAATATATCAACCGTCCTGGCAGGAAATGCCTGTAGAACCACTGGCCATTCACCCTCTTAATGTACAGCCCAGGCAGAATCAGATACTGGAAGAAGGTAGTCAATTAAGGGTGATTATTCAGGGAAGTCCCCGAGCTGAGGCGGTATTTCGAATTGGAAATAATTTAAAAGAAATACCAATGGAGGAGATAAAGATTTTATCCTCTACTTTAGGAATAAAAGGTATTTACCAGGGGAGTTATATAGTGAAAAAAGAAGACATTTCCTCTATCGGGAAGACAGATGCTCAAGTAATAACTGTTACTTTGCGGAGAGGTAAAGAGATAAGTCGGGAGCTACCAGGTAAGGTAATTTTTTCTTCTAGCATCCCATCTCGTAAGGTGGAGGTTACTGGCAACAGGACAAGATTATATCGCATTAGAGAAGACTCATTTGGTTATCCTGCTTCAACTCTCGGTGGAGACGGTTGGCTTACTCAAGTTATGAGTTTTGATTTGTTAGCTGGAACTCGCTTTAAAATTTCCGGTAGTGCAGGAGATTATTACCGGGTAAAATTGGGAGCAGAAAACTTTTTAATCCATCAGAATGACATTCAAGAAATGGAAGATAAAGAAAGAGAACGCCAGCCCCTTCTTTCTAAAATTAGCTTAAAAGAGACTGAAACAGAAGCAGAAGTTCGTTTTAATACTCTACAACATATTCCATTTTTAATAGAAGATGAACCACGGCAATTGAGACTTATGCTATATGGTATGCAACAAAGTGAGAATATCGCTATAGAAGGACAAGCCCCCTCTATTAAGGCTATAGAGCTTACCCCTTTGTTTTCAGAACAGCCGATTGATGCTGTGGTTATAGATATTACATCATATCATTTATTGGCAGGATTTAATTATTACTGGGATGATTCAGAATTGGTGATAAGTTTAAGAAGACTACCAGATATTGTTAAAGATAATCCGCTTAAAGATAGAATAATAGTGCTGGATCCGGGACATGGCGGAGAAGCCCTAGGGGCTATTGGTCCAGGTGATATTCATGAAAAAGATGTAGTATTAGAAATCAGTAAATACCTTCAAAAATTATTAGAAGAGAGAGGAGCCAGGGTAATAATGACTCGTTCTCAAGATATAAATGTTAATATACAGCAACGCATAGATATGGCTGTTGCCCAGCAAGCTGATCTTTTTGTCAGTATTCATGCCAATGCTCATGCCGAAGGGGCAGATGCCATCAATTATCATGGACACATGACCCTTTATAATTATAATTACAATCAGAAATTGGCTGAAATTATTCTGGATAATTTAGTAAAAAGGACCGGACTACCCGGAGCGAGAGTATGGCAAAGACCTGATCTTACTGTTTTAAGGCGACCTCAGGTGCCGAGTGTTCTGGTGGAAACCGCTTTCCTGATGCATCCTGATGATAACTGGTACCTTCTTCAATCAGAATATCAAAAGGAGTTAGCTCTGGGCATAATGAATGGAATTACTAATTATTTTCTTAACTTAATATCATCTCACTAA